A genomic region of candidate division KSB1 bacterium contains the following coding sequences:
- the dnaK gene encoding molecular chaperone DnaK, translating to MGKIIGIDLGTTNSCVAVMEGGEPVVIPNQEGSRTTPSEVAFTKTGERLVGQVAKRQAITNPENTVYSIKRFMGRRYDEVLDESQQVPYKVVRGKNDVARVKIGDKEYSPQEISAMILQKMKQTAEDYLGEKVTEAVITVPAYFNDSQRNATKEAGEIAGLKVRRIINEPTAASLAYGLDKKKDEKIAVFDLGGGTFDISILEIGDGVFEVKATNGDTHLGGDDFDQRIIDWIVSEFKKQEGVDLSKDPMALQRLKEAAEKAKCELSTVTQTDINLPFITATDTGPKHLNMTLTRAKFEQLCEDLFQRTIEPCRIALKDAGLTPADIDEVVLVGGATRMPKVQQIVRELFGKEPHKGVNPDEVVAVGAAIQGGVLAGEVSDVLLLDVTPLSLGIETLGGVFTKLIEKNTTIPTRKTEIFSTAADGQTSVEIHVLQGERPMAIDNRTLGRFHLDGIPPAPRGVPQIEVTFDIDANGILNVSARDKATGKEQSIRIEASTGLTKEEVEKMVRDAQQHAAEDRKRRELVDARNMADNVVYQTEKNLKELGDKIDSDSKSRLEGAMSRVKDAIRGDNVQEIKSAVDGLNQVWADVSSKLYERTTAQQRASAQGGEQAQEADYEVVDDDKKSK from the coding sequence ATGGGAAAGATAATCGGCATTGATTTGGGGACGACCAACTCCTGCGTGGCGGTGATGGAAGGCGGCGAGCCGGTGGTTATTCCCAACCAGGAAGGGTCGCGCACCACGCCGTCGGAGGTCGCCTTCACCAAGACCGGCGAACGATTGGTGGGGCAGGTCGCCAAGCGTCAGGCGATAACCAACCCGGAAAACACCGTCTATTCCATCAAGCGCTTCATGGGCCGGCGCTATGACGAGGTCCTGGATGAAAGCCAGCAGGTGCCGTACAAGGTCGTCCGTGGCAAGAACGACGTCGCCCGTGTCAAGATCGGCGACAAGGAGTACTCGCCGCAAGAGATCTCCGCTATGATTCTGCAGAAGATGAAGCAGACTGCTGAGGACTATTTAGGCGAGAAGGTCACCGAGGCGGTGATCACGGTGCCCGCCTACTTCAACGACAGCCAGCGCAACGCCACCAAAGAGGCGGGCGAGATTGCGGGCCTCAAGGTGCGGCGCATCATCAACGAGCCCACTGCGGCCTCGTTAGCGTACGGCCTGGACAAGAAGAAGGACGAGAAGATCGCCGTGTTCGACCTGGGCGGCGGCACCTTCGACATTTCCATTCTGGAGATCGGCGACGGCGTCTTCGAAGTCAAGGCGACCAATGGCGACACCCATTTGGGCGGCGATGACTTTGATCAGCGCATCATCGATTGGATTGTGAGCGAGTTCAAGAAGCAGGAAGGGGTGGATCTGTCCAAGGACCCCATGGCCTTGCAGCGCCTCAAGGAAGCGGCAGAAAAGGCCAAGTGTGAGCTCTCCACAGTGACGCAGACCGACATCAACTTGCCGTTCATTACGGCGACGGACACAGGGCCCAAGCATCTGAACATGACCCTGACACGGGCCAAGTTCGAGCAGCTGTGTGAGGACCTTTTCCAGAGGACCATTGAGCCGTGCCGCATTGCCTTGAAGGATGCAGGTCTGACGCCCGCCGACATCGACGAGGTGGTGCTGGTGGGTGGCGCCACGCGCATGCCTAAGGTACAGCAGATTGTGCGCGAGCTCTTTGGCAAGGAGCCCCACAAGGGCGTGAACCCGGACGAGGTCGTCGCCGTAGGCGCGGCCATTCAGGGCGGGGTGTTGGCCGGTGAGGTCTCCGACGTGCTGCTCCTGGACGTGACGCCGCTGTCCCTTGGTATCGAGACGCTGGGTGGGGTGTTCACCAAGCTCATCGAGAAGAACACCACCATCCCCACGCGGAAGACGGAGATCTTCTCGACGGCTGCCGACGGGCAGACCTCGGTGGAGATTCACGTGCTGCAGGGCGAGCGGCCCATGGCGATCGACAATCGTACGCTCGGCCGCTTCCACCTAGATGGTATTCCCCCTGCGCCGCGCGGCGTGCCCCAAATCGAGGTCACCTTCGACATCGACGCCAATGGCATCCTCAATGTCAGCGCGCGCGACAAGGCAACCGGCAAGGAGCAGTCCATCCGCATCGAGGCTTCTACCGGTCTGACCAAGGAAGAGGTGGAGAAGATGGTGCGCGACGCGCAGCAGCATGCAGCAGAGGATAGGAAGCGTCGCGAATTAGTGGACGCCCGCAACATGGCCGATAACGTCGTCTACCAGACGGAAAAGAACCTCAAGGAGCTGGGCGACAAGATCGACAGCGACAGCAAGAGCCGTCTGGAGGGCGCCATGTCGCGGGTCAAAGACGCCATAAGGGGCGACAACGTGCAAGAAATCAAGTCGGCGGTTGACGGCCTGAACCAAGTCTGGGCCGACGTCTCCTCCAAGCTCTACGAGCGGACCACCGCTCAGCAACGGGCTTCTGCCCAGGGCGGGGAGCAGGCGCAAGAGGCCGACTATGAAGTTGTGGATGATGACAAGAAGAGCAAGTGA
- a CDS encoding zinc ribbon domain-containing protein — MPTYEYRCAQCEYQFEVFQSIKDEPVKTCPRCGGRVRRLIGGGNGLIFKGSGFYITDYRNKGQKSGGKNDSGKGGGSSTDSSDCPLP; from the coding sequence ATGCCGACCTACGAGTATCGCTGCGCACAGTGTGAGTATCAGTTTGAGGTCTTTCAGTCCATCAAGGACGAGCCTGTGAAGACGTGCCCACGGTGCGGTGGCAGGGTCCGCCGCCTGATAGGCGGGGGAAATGGCCTGATCTTCAAAGGCAGTGGTTTTTACATCACCGACTACCGCAACAAAGGGCAGAAGTCCGGCGGCAAGAACGATTCAGGCAAGGGCGGGGGTTCGAGCACTGACAGCTCCGACTGCCCCCTGCCCTGA
- a CDS encoding DegQ family serine endoprotease → MTRKTRGVLIGGIVLGVVVGLLVAANFDWTKHGLAEEKALQPATTAIGQAQPLNLDRRALAEAINDLYVDIVDRVSPAVVTIISESKVRRRSPFAEFFGDEFFRRFFDFPEQQEELAQVLGSGVVVRPEGYVLTNHHVVAEAVQVKVLLGKDEYKAKVVGSDAKTDVAVLQIQDGKKFATAPFGDSDKLRIGEEVLAFGTPFSPQLECSVSKGIVSAKGRANLPIQGSEIRYFNFIQTDAAINPGNSGGPLVNLYGELVGINTAIVGQANVGIGFAIPINTAKWVMEQLIEKGEVTRGWLGVIIQPVDAAMAKALKMDSPRGVVVSEVSQGSPAEKAGIKEGDIILAVDGTPVDNPDQLSTRIASTAPGTRVTLTINRKGNTRQVSVKLGTLPEEGSVKVGGARKSSTRLGFSVQDLTDELAARYGLKGQEGVLVTAVERGSIAARSGLRPGQLIKEANQVPVRNVRELQEELDKLSPGDVLLLRIYYQNRHLFISIPVPEE, encoded by the coding sequence ATGACGCGGAAGACCAGGGGAGTGCTGATTGGCGGCATCGTGCTTGGCGTCGTTGTGGGACTGCTGGTGGCGGCCAACTTCGATTGGACCAAGCATGGTCTGGCCGAGGAGAAGGCCCTGCAGCCAGCCACAACCGCCATTGGCCAGGCACAGCCGCTCAATTTGGACAGGCGCGCGCTGGCCGAGGCCATCAACGACCTGTACGTGGATATTGTCGACAGGGTAAGCCCGGCGGTGGTCACCATCATCAGCGAGAGCAAGGTGAGGCGCCGCAGCCCGTTTGCCGAGTTCTTCGGGGATGAGTTCTTCCGGCGCTTCTTCGACTTCCCCGAGCAGCAGGAGGAGTTAGCGCAGGTTTTGGGCTCGGGCGTGGTAGTGCGGCCGGAAGGGTACGTGCTCACCAACCACCACGTAGTGGCTGAGGCCGTCCAGGTGAAGGTTTTGCTGGGCAAGGACGAGTACAAGGCGAAAGTCGTCGGCAGCGACGCGAAGACCGACGTGGCGGTGCTGCAGATTCAGGACGGGAAAAAGTTCGCCACAGCGCCGTTTGGCGACTCTGACAAGCTGCGCATCGGTGAGGAAGTGCTGGCCTTTGGCACACCGTTCAGCCCACAGCTGGAATGCTCCGTCAGCAAGGGCATTGTCAGCGCCAAGGGGCGAGCGAACCTCCCCATCCAGGGGAGCGAGATCAGGTACTTCAACTTTATTCAAACCGATGCGGCCATCAACCCCGGCAATAGCGGTGGGCCGCTGGTGAACCTCTATGGCGAGTTGGTGGGCATCAACACCGCCATCGTCGGGCAGGCCAATGTGGGTATCGGCTTCGCCATCCCCATCAACACCGCGAAATGGGTCATGGAACAGCTCATCGAGAAAGGCGAGGTGACCCGTGGCTGGTTGGGCGTGATCATTCAGCCGGTGGATGCTGCCATGGCCAAGGCGCTGAAGATGGACTCCCCGCGCGGCGTGGTGGTGTCCGAGGTGAGCCAGGGGAGCCCCGCGGAGAAAGCGGGCATCAAAGAGGGCGACATCATCCTTGCGGTCGATGGCACACCAGTGGACAACCCGGACCAGCTCTCCACGCGCATTGCATCTACTGCCCCGGGCACGCGGGTTACTCTGACCATCAACCGCAAGGGGAATACTCGCCAAGTGTCGGTCAAGTTGGGCACGCTGCCCGAAGAAGGCAGCGTCAAGGTGGGCGGGGCGAGGAAATCTTCCACCAGGCTGGGGTTCAGCGTCCAGGACCTGACTGACGAGCTGGCGGCGCGCTATGGGCTCAAGGGCCAAGAGGGCGTGCTGGTCACCGCGGTGGAGCGCGGCAGCATCGCAGCGCGCAGTGGGCTGCGCCCTGGCCAGCTGATCAAAGAGGCCAACCAGGTGCCCGTGCGCAACGTGCGCGAGCTTCAGGAGGAGCTGGACAAGTTGAGCCCAGGCGACGTCCTCCTGCTGCGCATCTACTACCAGAACCGGCACCTGTTCATTTCCATACCGGTGCCAGAAGAGTGA
- a CDS encoding J domain-containing protein: MPKRDYYEILGVSENATADEIKKAYRRLAKQYHPDANPGNKAAEEKFKEISEAHAVLSDPKKRAQYDQMRRLGAFDADGARRFQGAGFDFSDLASIFGGGRRTGARRFSFEDFGGFGGLGDLLSQFFDHSDLFRGREREEAAGDIQVELEVAPEVAQQGGKQSFTVDKDERCSHCEGRGGEDPTTCPNCGGTGHVISSQGFFSVSRPCPRCLGRGVVFKKVCRACAGRGVQRVRKTYAVRIPPGAHDGLKLRLRGQGEPSGPRAAPGDLLVVLRVRGKGFFDVRGADVYCDVYIDRRHAEQGTRLRVRTIDGRKVELRIPPGTQDGAVFRLTGLGLKTDGRQGNQYVRVKVKD, encoded by the coding sequence ATGCCCAAGCGGGATTACTACGAAATACTCGGAGTGAGCGAGAACGCTACCGCCGATGAGATCAAGAAGGCCTATCGGCGGCTGGCCAAGCAGTATCATCCCGATGCGAATCCCGGCAACAAGGCGGCCGAAGAAAAGTTCAAGGAGATTTCTGAGGCGCACGCCGTGCTGAGCGATCCGAAGAAGCGTGCGCAATATGACCAGATGCGGCGTTTGGGGGCGTTCGATGCTGATGGTGCGCGCAGGTTTCAGGGCGCAGGCTTTGACTTTTCCGACCTGGCCAGCATTTTTGGCGGTGGCCGCCGCACCGGGGCGCGTCGCTTCTCCTTCGAGGATTTTGGGGGATTCGGTGGCCTGGGCGATCTGCTCAGCCAATTCTTCGACCACAGTGACCTGTTCAGAGGGCGCGAGAGAGAGGAGGCCGCCGGCGACATCCAGGTGGAACTGGAAGTGGCGCCAGAGGTGGCACAGCAGGGTGGCAAGCAGAGTTTCACCGTAGACAAAGACGAGAGGTGTTCCCATTGTGAAGGCCGCGGCGGGGAGGATCCCACAACTTGCCCCAACTGCGGCGGGACCGGACACGTCATTTCCAGTCAAGGGTTCTTTTCCGTAAGCCGGCCGTGCCCCAGATGCTTGGGGCGTGGAGTGGTGTTCAAGAAGGTGTGTCGCGCATGTGCTGGTCGCGGGGTGCAGAGGGTTCGCAAGACCTATGCGGTGCGCATTCCGCCTGGCGCCCATGATGGCCTGAAGCTCCGCCTGCGCGGCCAAGGCGAACCGAGCGGACCCCGGGCTGCGCCAGGTGACCTCTTGGTGGTACTCCGCGTGCGGGGCAAGGGCTTCTTTGATGTGCGTGGTGCCGACGTCTACTGCGACGTGTACATCGACCGGAGGCATGCCGAGCAGGGCACGCGCCTGCGCGTGCGCACCATCGATGGCCGCAAGGTGGAACTGAGAATCCCCCCTGGCACGCAGGACGGAGCAGTGTTCCGCCTGACCGGTCTTGGGCTGAAGACCGATGGACGCCAAGGGAACCAATACGTGAGGGTGAAGGTCAAAGACTAA
- a CDS encoding nucleotide exchange factor GrpE, which produces MRENDEQMVPSAEEARISVDAGAQGSGEEAREEIIPVQIVGGESEHPAEQKLAESAATYLDQLRRTQADFVNYKRRVERERADFAAAGRREVLRALLPVLDDFDNLLAYHGQEQGGAATGLRQVAEKLRRVLTDSGLQRFGEVGERFDPELHEAVATEPCSPELDGLLLEVWQPGYRVDGQVLRAAKVKVGRAGREGEL; this is translated from the coding sequence ATGCGAGAAAATGACGAACAGATGGTGCCGAGCGCAGAAGAGGCCCGCATCTCCGTAGACGCCGGGGCCCAGGGCAGCGGCGAGGAGGCGCGTGAGGAGATCATCCCTGTGCAGATTGTCGGCGGCGAAAGCGAGCACCCTGCGGAACAGAAGCTGGCGGAGAGCGCTGCCACTTACCTTGATCAACTGCGTCGTACCCAGGCGGACTTTGTCAACTACAAACGGCGTGTGGAACGTGAGCGCGCCGATTTCGCCGCTGCGGGCCGGCGCGAGGTGCTCAGGGCCCTATTGCCGGTGTTGGACGATTTCGACAATCTGCTCGCTTACCACGGACAGGAGCAAGGCGGTGCAGCAACTGGCCTGCGTCAGGTTGCCGAGAAGCTGCGGCGCGTTCTTACCGACAGCGGCCTGCAGCGTTTCGGCGAGGTCGGAGAGCGTTTCGATCCCGAGCTGCATGAGGCCGTGGCGACCGAGCCATGTTCGCCAGAGTTGGATGGGCTGCTTCTGGAAGTGTGGCAGCCTGGCTACAGGGTAGATGGCCAGGTGCTGCGGGCCGCCAAGGTCAAGGTCGGGCGAGCGGGGCGCGAAGGTGAGCTGTGA
- a CDS encoding Hsp20/alpha crystallin family protein: protein MAIVRWRPWRDLYRLQEDMDRFIDDFFHGFPGREVETGMWSPSVDICETEDAVIVTAEVPGMKKDDIKISIQDNVLMLKGEKHQEKEAKQENYHRLERVYGSFRRSFSLPASVDASKVKASYKDGVLRIELPKKEEARPKEIPISVQ from the coding sequence ATGGCAATCGTCAGATGGCGTCCGTGGCGTGACCTGTATCGGCTCCAGGAGGACATGGATCGCTTCATCGATGACTTCTTCCATGGGTTCCCGGGCCGTGAGGTCGAGACCGGCATGTGGAGTCCCAGCGTGGACATTTGCGAGACCGAGGATGCGGTGATTGTGACCGCCGAAGTTCCCGGCATGAAGAAGGATGACATCAAGATCTCCATCCAGGACAACGTGCTGATGCTCAAGGGGGAGAAGCATCAGGAGAAGGAGGCGAAGCAGGAGAACTACCATCGGCTGGAGCGTGTGTACGGGAGCTTCCGTCGGTCCTTCAGCCTGCCGGCCTCGGTGGACGCTTCGAAGGTGAAGGCCTCCTACAAGGACGGTGTGCTCAGGATCGAGCTGCCGAAGAAGGAGGAGGCGCGGCCCAAGGAAATCCCGATCAGCGTCCAGTGA
- a CDS encoding zinc metallopeptidase: protein MFYSPYDWLLLPAMALALYAQYKVRSTYQRFSQIRAAAGLTGAQVANRLLRASNINDVTVEETSGTLSDHYDPVRKVLRLSSGVYASDSIAALGVAAHETGHAEQHATGYLPLRLRHSIVALANFGSSLAIPLFLVGLLLSIPSLMTLGILFFAGAVLFQVVTLPVEFDASRRALARLQSAGFLSESEVGGARKVLSAAALTYIAATAVALVQLLRLIMLRSSRD, encoded by the coding sequence ATGTTCTATTCACCCTACGATTGGCTCCTGCTACCTGCGATGGCGCTGGCCTTGTACGCCCAGTACAAGGTGCGCTCTACCTACCAACGTTTCAGCCAAATCCGCGCCGCCGCCGGCCTTACGGGCGCACAGGTGGCAAACCGACTGCTTCGAGCGAGCAATATTAACGATGTGACGGTGGAAGAGACGAGCGGCACCCTTTCGGACCACTACGATCCGGTGAGAAAGGTTCTCCGGCTCTCTTCGGGTGTCTACGCCTCTGATTCGATAGCGGCTTTGGGGGTGGCAGCCCATGAGACAGGACACGCTGAGCAGCACGCCACCGGGTACCTACCCTTGCGTCTCCGCCACAGCATCGTGGCCTTGGCGAACTTTGGCTCCTCGCTGGCGATTCCGCTCTTCTTGGTGGGTCTGCTGCTGAGCATCCCCAGTTTGATGACTCTGGGAATCCTGTTCTTTGCCGGGGCGGTGCTTTTCCAGGTGGTGACCCTGCCGGTAGAGTTCGATGCCAGCAGGCGGGCCTTAGCGCGTCTGCAGTCGGCTGGCTTCCTGAGCGAAAGCGAGGTGGGAGGGGCGCGGAAGGTGTTGAGCGCCGCAGCGCTCACCTACATCGCTGCCACCGCGGTGGCCCTGGTGCAGCTGCTCCGCTTGATCATGCTGCGCAGCTCGCGGGACTGA
- a CDS encoding Hsp20/alpha crystallin family protein produces the protein MAMQDWDVLRERALRRAERWARWLNEMGLGESEKIDECNWAPRMDVVETESEWIVSLDLPGVKKEDVKVNYHDGLIVISGEKKKETVQTPYLSERVYGRFCRSLHVPSTIDPARIEAQLRDGVLKVILHKSEAAKPKSIEVVAD, from the coding sequence ATGGCTATGCAAGATTGGGATGTGTTGCGCGAGAGAGCACTTCGCCGCGCAGAGCGGTGGGCGCGCTGGTTGAACGAGATGGGCCTGGGCGAATCCGAGAAGATCGATGAATGCAACTGGGCTCCCCGCATGGATGTGGTTGAGACGGAAAGTGAGTGGATTGTCTCGCTGGACCTGCCGGGCGTGAAGAAGGAAGACGTCAAGGTCAACTACCACGACGGTCTGATCGTCATCAGCGGCGAGAAGAAAAAGGAGACGGTGCAGACGCCGTACCTGAGCGAGCGCGTCTACGGCCGTTTCTGCCGCAGCCTGCACGTGCCGTCCACCATCGACCCGGCGCGCATCGAGGCACAGCTGCGTGATGGCGTGCTCAAGGTCATCCTGCACAAGAGCGAGGCGGCCAAGCCGAAGTCCATCGAAGTGGTTGCCGACTGA
- a CDS encoding LysR family transcriptional regulator, producing the protein MQLQQLAGFYWSARYNSFSLAARCLNVGQSAISHQVKALEAELGVKLYERVGKGIQLTENGKVLFEYAAAVIRKLDDLEAHFVELAHKGSRRSALAAYRGFMMYRLPQCVEEFQRRHPDVQVTIMNRILDSEILAMVLAGEIDFGITASWNDFAGMDFFEIARYDIFLCTAPGHRLAGRARVTLREIAQEPLILYERCNSIRRCIDEVFERAGLWPTVRIEAGGAEVIKEYVRRGLGVTIISGISLSVQDAQPLAMIPVTEYLGELGYGVAIRKGKYLSPVAKEFLRILGVERNLLAAF; encoded by the coding sequence ATGCAGTTGCAACAGCTGGCGGGTTTCTATTGGAGTGCGCGCTACAACAGCTTTTCCCTCGCCGCCCGGTGCTTGAACGTCGGCCAGTCGGCCATCAGCCACCAGGTGAAGGCGTTGGAGGCTGAGCTGGGGGTCAAGCTCTATGAACGCGTGGGCAAGGGCATCCAGCTCACCGAAAACGGGAAGGTCCTGTTCGAGTATGCCGCCGCCGTCATCCGGAAACTGGACGACTTGGAGGCACACTTTGTCGAGCTCGCGCACAAGGGGAGCAGACGGAGTGCTCTTGCTGCCTACCGAGGGTTCATGATGTACCGATTGCCGCAGTGCGTCGAGGAGTTCCAGAGGCGCCACCCGGACGTGCAGGTGACCATCATGAACCGCATCCTGGACAGTGAGATCCTGGCTATGGTCCTGGCCGGGGAAATCGACTTTGGCATCACGGCTTCCTGGAACGATTTCGCCGGCATGGATTTCTTTGAGATCGCCCGCTACGACATCTTCCTCTGCACTGCGCCGGGCCATCGTCTTGCCGGGCGCGCCCGAGTCACACTCCGGGAGATTGCCCAGGAGCCCCTCATCCTGTACGAGCGTTGCAACTCCATCAGGCGGTGCATCGACGAGGTGTTCGAACGCGCCGGCTTGTGGCCCACGGTCAGAATTGAGGCCGGGGGAGCCGAGGTCATCAAGGAGTACGTGCGCAGAGGGCTTGGCGTGACCATTATCTCAGGCATTTCCCTGTCTGTCCAAGATGCCCAACCTTTGGCGATGATCCCGGTGACTGAGTACCTTGGCGAGCTGGGCTACGGGGTGGCCATTCGGAAAGGCAAATATTTGTCACCGGTGGCAAAGGAGTTCCTCCGCATCCTTGGGGTGGAGAGGAACCTTCTCGCGGCGTTTTGA
- a CDS encoding oligopeptide transporter, OPT family produces MEPTHKTLPPNAYRPLNKGEVYVPYVPPSPVPAEASGRAIFWGLLMAAVFTAAAAYLGLKIGQVFEAAIPIAILAVGLAGLYARRNTILENVIIQSIGAASGVIVAGAIFTIPALYILKLQANFFQIFLASLFGGILGILFLIPLRRYFVAEQHGHLPFPEATATTEVLVTGESGGAQAVVLLISAAMGGIYDFAVATFGMWAEVISTRLVPWGAALADKAKLVLKLNAGAAVMGLGYIIGLRYASIICAGSFVSWLVLIPLTWFFGQHLGVTLLPGSLPISHMSAEQIFTSYIRHIGIGGIACAGIIGIAKNIKIIAQAFTVGFKEIFAGKAASTGGDVARTDRDIPMSVLLLLIGLVTVCILLFFRAWVVASWLHAVAALLLALVIAFLFTTVAARATAIVGVNPVSGMTLMTLIVSSIILVKLGLSGTSGMLSALIIGTVVCTALSMAGGFITDLKIGYWIGSTPFNQERLKFLGALVASLAVGGVVLLLNKVYGFVPSEEHPSPMAAPQANAMAAVLNVLFTSSQVPWGLYGAGVFMALTLEMIGVPPLAFALGMYLPIELNTPLIVGGLIAHWVAHRSKDEALNTARREKGTLIASGFIAGGSIMGVVSAFLALVAGDRLHIGLAETMLGNWHVGMLVSLGAFLGLCLFLYRYAMSARAQR; encoded by the coding sequence ATGGAACCGACGCACAAGACCCTGCCGCCAAACGCCTACCGTCCGCTCAATAAGGGCGAGGTGTACGTGCCTTATGTGCCGCCTTCTCCAGTGCCCGCAGAGGCCAGTGGACGGGCCATCTTCTGGGGCCTGCTCATGGCGGCCGTGTTTACAGCCGCTGCAGCCTACCTCGGTCTGAAGATCGGCCAGGTCTTCGAAGCCGCAATCCCCATTGCGATCCTGGCAGTGGGACTGGCCGGGCTCTACGCGCGGCGGAACACCATCCTGGAAAACGTGATCATCCAGTCCATCGGCGCTGCCTCTGGGGTCATCGTGGCGGGGGCGATATTCACCATCCCCGCTCTGTACATCCTCAAGCTGCAGGCCAACTTTTTTCAGATCTTCTTAGCCTCCCTTTTCGGCGGAATTTTGGGCATCCTCTTTCTCATCCCGCTGCGCCGTTACTTTGTCGCGGAACAGCACGGTCATCTCCCGTTTCCCGAGGCGACGGCCACAACCGAGGTGTTGGTGACCGGGGAGAGTGGCGGAGCGCAAGCGGTTGTCTTGCTCATTTCTGCCGCGATGGGAGGCATCTACGACTTTGCGGTTGCCACATTTGGCATGTGGGCGGAGGTAATCTCCACGCGCTTGGTGCCATGGGGCGCGGCGCTTGCCGACAAGGCAAAGTTGGTGCTCAAGCTCAACGCCGGGGCGGCGGTCATGGGCTTGGGCTACATCATCGGCTTGCGCTATGCATCGATCATCTGCGCCGGGAGCTTCGTTTCCTGGCTGGTGCTCATTCCTCTGACCTGGTTCTTCGGGCAGCACCTGGGCGTCACCCTTCTGCCCGGAAGCTTACCCATCAGTCACATGTCTGCCGAGCAGATTTTCACCTCTTATATCCGCCACATCGGCATCGGCGGGATCGCCTGCGCGGGTATCATTGGCATCGCCAAAAACATCAAGATTATCGCCCAGGCATTTACCGTGGGCTTCAAGGAGATTTTCGCGGGTAAAGCGGCCAGCACCGGTGGCGACGTTGCCAGGACTGACCGCGACATCCCCATGTCCGTGCTCCTCCTCCTCATTGGCCTGGTCACCGTGTGCATTCTCCTATTCTTCCGCGCCTGGGTGGTAGCGAGCTGGCTCCATGCGGTGGCGGCGCTGCTCCTGGCATTAGTCATCGCGTTTCTGTTCACCACGGTGGCTGCGCGCGCCACGGCCATTGTGGGGGTCAACCCCGTTTCCGGCATGACGCTCATGACCCTGATTGTCAGCAGCATCATCCTGGTGAAGTTGGGGCTTTCTGGAACAAGCGGCATGCTGTCGGCACTGATCATCGGCACCGTCGTCTGCACTGCGCTCTCCATGGCCGGGGGGTTCATCACCGACCTGAAGATCGGCTATTGGATCGGTTCTACGCCGTTCAACCAGGAGCGGCTCAAGTTCTTAGGGGCCCTGGTAGCCTCCTTGGCCGTGGGCGGCGTCGTGTTGCTCCTCAACAAAGTGTACGGGTTTGTGCCCTCTGAGGAGCACCCCTCGCCGATGGCCGCTCCCCAGGCGAACGCAATGGCGGCGGTCCTCAACGTCCTTTTCACCAGCTCGCAAGTGCCGTGGGGCCTGTACGGGGCAGGGGTCTTTATGGCCCTCACGCTGGAGATGATCGGCGTGCCACCTCTCGCCTTTGCCTTGGGCATGTACCTGCCCATCGAGCTCAACACCCCGCTTATCGTCGGAGGGCTGATCGCTCACTGGGTGGCGCATCGCAGCAAGGACGAGGCCCTGAACACTGCCCGGCGCGAGAAAGGGACGCTCATCGCCTCGGGCTTCATCGCCGGGGGATCCATCATGGGAGTGGTGAGCGCCTTCCTGGCACTTGTGGCGGGCGACAGGCTGCACATTGGCCTTGCCGAGACGATGCTCGGCAACTGGCATGTGGGGATGCTGGTGAGTCTTGGGGCTTTCCTCGGTCTCTGCCTGTTTCTCTACCGTTATGCCATGAGCGCACGGGCACAGCGGTAG
- a CDS encoding HEAT repeat domain-containing protein, whose translation MKATRVVLLSAIVALCGVLPAKAGAPNGEYERYLIACLSDGNRGVRTSAAQLLGDRQCRAAVPRLMWMVEHDLDYAARITAAVALCKIGDPQALPLLRRRAKQDVNKTVRRVLAGVVQAMESTRLADRL comes from the coding sequence ATGAAAGCGACACGCGTTGTGCTGCTGAGTGCCATCGTCGCCCTGTGTGGCGTCCTTCCGGCGAAGGCCGGTGCGCCGAATGGAGAGTACGAGCGCTACCTGATTGCCTGCCTGAGCGATGGCAACCGCGGGGTGCGCACCAGCGCCGCGCAGCTCCTTGGCGACAGGCAATGCCGGGCGGCGGTGCCCCGCCTCATGTGGATGGTCGAACACGACCTCGACTATGCGGCGCGCATTACTGCCGCGGTGGCTCTGTGCAAGATCGGCGACCCGCAGGCCTTGCCGCTCTTGCGCCGTCGCGCCAAGCAGGACGTCAACAAGACGGTGCGACGCGTGCTGGCAGGAGTCGTGCAGGCCATGGAAAGCACCAGGCTGGCAGACCGGCTCTGA